From one Candidatus Eisenbacteria bacterium genomic stretch:
- a CDS encoding DNA-binding protein, translated as MKKIGIAVTVLLLAGLVLASESFAQPPMGGRTGRANPGARIYDVNTVQTVAGEILTIETATNAKTRGGYGVGIHLLVKVDKDTLSVHLGPAQFMARQGVKLEVKDRIEVRGSRVTLAGKPTIIAAELKKGDKTARLRDEKGFPLWGGGARRR; from the coding sequence ATGAAGAAGATTGGGATAGCAGTCACAGTGCTCTTGCTGGCAGGTCTTGTGCTCGCTTCTGAGTCGTTCGCGCAACCTCCTATGGGGGGAAGAACGGGGCGGGCGAACCCGGGTGCGAGGATCTACGACGTGAATACCGTGCAGACAGTCGCTGGTGAGATACTCACCATCGAAACCGCAACGAATGCGAAAACAAGAGGTGGTTATGGCGTCGGTATCCATCTACTTGTGAAGGTAGACAAAGACACTCTCTCGGTGCATCTTGGACCTGCCCAGTTCATGGCAAGGCAAGGTGTGAAGTTGGAGGTGAAGGATCGCATAGAAGTGCGCGGGTCGCGGGTTACCCTTGCAGGGAAGCCGACTATAATCGCTGCAGAGCTTAAGAAGGGAGACAAGACCGCGCGGCTGAGGGATGAAAAGGGTTTCCCTCTTTGGGGTGGCGGAGCAAGACGGCGCTAA